The sequence below is a genomic window from Cicer arietinum cultivar CDC Frontier isolate Library 1 chromosome 6, Cicar.CDCFrontier_v2.0, whole genome shotgun sequence.
TGGTTTCAGGTTCTTTTAATTTACCAAAGAAAAACCTGAAGATGCACAGTATTTAAGTGTCAATGCATGAACTTGTTTCAGGTTTTTTTCGTACCTTcacatatttgaaataaaatatttccaaATTTAGTTACCAATGTAATCTGTTGATGAAAAACCTCAGGCTACATCATCAGAACATGGAACAgtattgtgcattttttttccttttaattacATATATGTATAACTTGAACCAAACAGCCTTCAATGATCATTCAACAGAACCcgtaaataataatgaaatcTAGTCGCTGCAGAACAAATATTCTATGAATTCCAAGGTCCTAATAATGATTATCAATCCTTGTTTAAAGGGGGAAAAATCCATGCCATCTACTTGCTTATctcttaaaatcaaaattacttttCTCCACACCTTTCACAACACCCTTGCAATCACACCTATCTTAAATGTTAATACATATTGTTCATAGGTGCACGAAATTGACCTTCATATGTATGTAAACATGACTATCTAAAATATAAACAGGTCACATCATTATTCATGCTAAGAACCACAATAAAACAGTTTGCAAGAAGTAGAGAGTAGCTGTACAATACTTTTGCAATCCCCCCCAAAAAAATATCCTTAAAAGACCTACAAAATCAGACACCCTTTCACTAAAACTGGACCAGTGTCCAGCACCCCAGCATAAACAAACATAGCTGCTATATAACAATCCCCACATCCAGCTCGGAAAACATTATTTGAAATCCAATATATCCAAGTCAAAGAATCAATAAAGGATAATGAGTAGGACAATTCATTTCCAGACTGTCTCATTGGCATCAGTGAAGATTGCATTATGATGTTCTATGAGCAGCTGAACGACCTCAATTGCGCCAAAGTCAACTTGCATGCCATCATCCAAAGGAATAGGAGAAGATGCATCTATGGCTTCACTATCATCTGCAACACGAGAAACaagaaaataagataaatgGTAATCTCCAATCagcactaattttttttataaaccaaTGTATGCAAAATCAGCACTAATTCAATGCAGACCAAGTTTTAGTTCAAAAACCCTACCAGAATATGTTGTGACTAGAATTCAATGTTGATCAAAGATCCATGAGTTAGAAGTACAACTTCAagcaaattttaaaatgttcaGTGATGCCCATTAAAAAGAAGATCCCAAGAGGCTAATATCAGGTAATTATAGACGTGCTGTGGCTAAAATATTTCATTGACATCCACTATTGACTTTTTTATATGGAAACTCAATCTTTTAATTCTACTTTAAAGTCCCATCACTAAACATTATAAATATATGCTCATAAGTTAACAACAatagaaaaaacaaattatttttcattacttGGAAGAAAACCAAGTTCCAATTGATGCTATCATTAGGAAGAAAACCATGTTTTTGGAAGAGCAGTTAAGATCCTTCTCCATATGATCAGAAcctatatgtgtattttttgGTCTTCTACTCACATTGCcaatgtataaaaaataaaagtatattgtTCAGTTTAGATCATTGCATATCATTAGGTTCCCAATGCAAAGTACAGCTTCTCTACCTCACACGTTATGACTTGGAGAAGAATATAATTGACTTTTCATTACAGTCTATTGAATTAGATTTTCTGTCAATATGgttatctttaaaatatttacatgtTTAGGTGTCATTTTTCATACCAGCAAGCATGTCCCAGGCAGTTGAACCAGGTTGTGGTTCCAAGCTCTGTCTGGAAGGACTTTCTGACATTTGACTCCAGTATTGACGATAAAATTCAGGTCTGCCTTCCTTTTGCCACATGATAACAGGTGCCATTTCCATTGCAAGGCTTCGAGAATCCATCTGAACAAAGTCAATAATCTTGAGCATGCTGATCAAATCCAATTTCAATGTGGTACTACCTTTATCCTTAATTATATACaccatttcaaaataaattgtcCCTAAGTATGAGACAATTTCAAATTTCTAGATACATTTCCtacttttttttctaaatataccCCTtataaatactaataatttGTCTTAGAAGATGACAAGCCAAAGTTGGATACATTCATACATAAAAGGGTATTTCAGGAACATCTACacacaaaataaatacataaaatatattacctacttttttaacatatgtGAAAAAAGAAAATGGGCTTATAAATAGGGACAGCGCTAGTATCTAACAACTAACAGCAGTGTGATTGTTCTTAAGGTTAACCAATTGATTGATGGGTAAACAAAGACAATAAAGCACCATGATGATCATATTCAGGGAGTGATGAAGGTTGCTAATTATGAAAAAGCAAGCAAGTTATGCAATTTGGAAAGCAGTGCTAGAATAGGAGAAAAAAAGGTACACAAAGTTAGTACCACAAAGTTGCTAATTCTTGAAGTGAATCCTTCAAGAAGCACACAAAGttaaaaacaaaaccaaaaggTATTATTAATGTACATAAACTTGTCAGTGACATAGAGCTAcccaaatattttgttttgctCAAGCCAAATTAGAGTTTATGCTATTTGccattattttgtttgtaattgTTTCAGCATTTTTCTTTAACTTTTAGGTGCATTAGTATCTCTAGAACTTTCTGTTATAGTCTTTAGAATCTTCATCCGACCTAACTAACTGTAACTTCAACAGCTAATGTCAGTTAGATAACTGTACTCTGCTTTAGGAACCTGTCTAGTTAGCTATATATATCAGGTTACTCATTATATAAAGGAATTGGTAATAAGGTTTCTGATTGAGAGATTGTTGTCATTAAGGATTTTGATATGAATTCTATTCATATTGTTAAGTAATATTAGACTTATATATTAAGGAAGATTGCATTCATAAAACGGCTTTAAGAAGACAAGGTCACTATCAAAATATTGTTATTCCCGGTCAGACTCATGAATGTCCTGTCCACTTTTCAATCCCCTATGAATTATGTATTTCAACCCTTGTTGAGGAAGTGTGTGCAggtatttttgacaaaatattctGGTCTACATCCCCATATGGCACTCTCATCTCATTCGACATGTCTTGGAAATCTTAACTCACCACCAGTTTGTCACTAACAAGAAGTGTATGTTTGACATTGGTTGAGTACGTTGGGCAAACAATATCTGCTCATGTAGTTGAGATTGATCTATCTAAGGTCCAGGCTATCGTGGATTTGCCGGCTCCTACACTGATGTTAAAGGGCCTTTTAACTCACGGGCTACTATCAAAAGTTCATTTATGACTTCGGAAAGATTGCTCAGCTACTAACTGCTTTGACTAAGAAGGAAGGTTTCAACTAGGAGGAGCGGTAGCGGTCTTTTCAGTGCCTCAAGCAATCGTGGGCTTCTTTTTTAGTGTTAACTCTACCAGATTTTTCAAGAGTTGACACTTCTGGCAAAGTGTAAAATCAGAGAGAATTAGAAGAGTTTATAAACTGGAATTatgagaaaatgaatttaactaaTGTCAACAGTTACAAACCCCAATATATGGACTGAGACATAGAAGTTACACGGCTACAATACAGTTTCAATACAGCTTTATGACAGCTCAGCAAGAGAAGAAATAATACAGTGAAACCAGATGTAGACTAGGAGACATGTATTCTACCACATAAGGAAATTGGGGCTGTTCTTATGCAGGAAAATAAGCCCATTTCCATTTTTCAGCAAAGCCCTCTCACCCTGTTTATGAAAAGAAAATCATAGCTTTGGTAATAGAAGTTAAACATTGGAGGACTGTGACAAAGTTTCATGAAGCATCAAATTTGTCACAGCAGCGAATTAATGTTTGTCATTATATGGTCAGTCTGGTCAAAGGAAAGGCTGGAACTTATCTTGTAAACATCTTTGTGGATTTCTTTGAGTAGTATTTTTAGGTCATTCATTCCATAGACATTAGTCTGGGACTCTGGTCAAAGGAAAGGCTGGAACTTATCTTTTAAGCATCTTTGTGGGTTTCTATGAGCAGTATTTTTAGGTCATTCCTTCCATAGACATTAAAAAGGGCTGCAGAATTTTGATAAatcttttttcttattttctatCACCTTTCTTTTCTTGTGTTATTATGAGGATAGTTTATTCAAATGACTACTCTTCTTCCactatgaataataaaactCAGTGTtccaatatataaatataatattgtgtCAATACTCAATAGTATTTGatcaaacaacaaaataataaagcGAAAGACAAGAAGATTAAGGAAAACAATATGAAGGTAAGTTAGTGGCCAAACACAAACTTGAGAAACGACATGACTCACACGAGAATCAGagactgtaaaaaaaaaagtccacAACACAAATAAGAAGCCATAACCGTGCTAAAGcaataaattttagttaaatacaTGACCTGACATATACATTGACAAATCAAATGTCTTTAAAGAAACGAACAATTCAAATGGAAATATTGATAACCAAACGACAAAAGAAATGCAtagatttgatttatttttcacaTGTTAAAAGCTATATGCCAAGCAAAGCAAGTATAATAATAGATTATATTTATAGGAAAGAAAATGtgtaaaagatattttaagTGTCTTTTAAGCAATGCATACTTCTTAAGAAAATGATTAGTTATATTGATTTCAAGAGTAAAATTATATGTGAAGACTAAAATACCCCCCATATTACCTTATTGAGAAGTGATTTCTGGCTAGCACGGAGCAAAAGTGCTGTTATAAACTCCAGAGTCATATAGTTTACACTAGAAAGCTTCTTAAGTATGTTTCTCATGGAATATATATTGGATCGAGCATCTTTGATCTCATTATAAAGCTCCAATGTGGTAAGTGGCTCAGGAAGGCTAGCAAGATAATATTTTACAAGAGCTGCTACATCGACTGGATTTGAGCCTTCTGGCACTGACGCAGCTGAATCTGCAACATGCAATTATAGAAGCAAATATAGCAGTGTCTAAGTTCAATAATATAATCTACATTCCTCCGAAATTATGAGTCactttgcaaaaaaaaaaactgtccCATATTACAAATCGATTTACAGTATCAATGAAATGTTAATGTTTCTTTTCTTATTATACCCTTTACTATTTATTACTCTCTATTCTACCCattctattaatttatcttttccCATACCATTAATGAGAGATAATTTTGTATAGTAACTTATAATTTCTCTTTCCCATACCTAGTTAACTAcatttcttaattaatgtaaaattgCCAACGTGGCTTATAATTTGGGACAGAGGGAGTGTCAGTTACTGAAAGAATGATCGAAATACCTTGGTTGTATAGGGAAACCAACTGCTGAATAACCTTTTTGTCCCCTTCAGATTTAAAAAGATATGGCAGATTCAATCCTACATATAATTACAATTGTGGAATTACTactagattaaaataaaaataaaaaatgagagaaATAAAAGAAACGTGGACTGCTACATGGATATAGAACCTTACTCTAAAAACAGCTACCTGAAACTATAAGATAATCTGCACAATTGACTAGTATCTGAGGAATAGGCTTGCTGCAATCTTGCCTCTGTACAGTAACCTCAATAGGAACTCCAAATACTGGGGTCAAGACAATTAATGATTAACTACCATAACGCAGGAACGCACCAAATTTTGATTGAAGTAAAAATCTACCGTAACAGTTAAGTAGTAATAAAAGAATGTTATGGTCAGTGCCAAAATGGAATGCATCCCAAGATTCCTTGTTAGATAAACGGAACTACTTAGTCTACATAGTTAGAAAAGAAAGACTCTGAATAGTTCTACATAGTCAGCAAAAGATTTTGATGCATGAAAAGAACTGTCCATTTGTTCAGTTATGTGGTTTGAGAAACTTACCATCAGTCTTTGCAACTCcctgcaaaaataaaataaaaattagtaagAATATTTGACAATGATCTATACTAGTAAAGATACGCTACACTTAGCCAAATGTCATTTACCTTCTGCCATCTTTCAATGTCTGTCAAGATAGTCTTACTTTTTTGTGCTGTTATTTTTGCCACCTGAAATAGATGATAATGATGCCAAATCAAAGAAAGAAGAAGACAAAAAAAGAATCTGAGCATCATGTTGgtaccaaaaaaatataattagggCTAACTTGATTATGACTAGCAGATAAAGATATAGGAAAAGAGAGAACAGGCAAAgaaaagatagaaaaaaaattttcaagaaaataatcattaatacCCAGGGTTCAAGTATACAGTTTAATTAAGCGCTTGTTCAAAATAGGTTAAGCATATGAGAGCTTATGTCATAAGTGcttaaatttaataaactatTTCCATTTGAACATACACACTGTTAAGATACTTGTGTTCTCAATTTaacttcaaaattaaattttggggGTGGATGGGAATTGAAGAGGGGACTAAGGGAgcatatcaaaataataataataataataataataagggtCATGCTAACAAGTGTCCCAAGGGCACTTGTTAAGAAATCAAAAAAGGAAAGAACAAAAAGCTTTATGTAAAAAGatcacttttaaaaatttcaagcATTTAATGCCACACATCCCaaaattttatttccttttctgAATGCTTGACAAGTCCCCGAAGGACACTTGTTAGAATTTCCCTAATAATAACACAGTCTGGCTTGTTCTTTTGCTTCAAATTTAGTTGATATATTTTCATTAACAAAATTGCCAGTGTTTTcatcattatattttatgtattcaAAATTT
It includes:
- the LOC101488790 gene encoding uncharacterized Rho GTPase-activating protein At5g61530, with protein sequence MPSVISPQWQDKATGFFSSSGVKLKEAKESAGTFVGEVTKDTKSNVAEVAGRVGTMVKSRWALLQQPSTRHAVQDRMISAAATTGAFLRRGLSGTKDKVAVGKSKVEEVAKITAQKSKTILTDIERWQKGVAKTDVFGVPIEVTVQRQDCSKPIPQILVNCADYLIVSGLNLPYLFKSEGDKKVIQQLVSLYNQDSAASVPEGSNPVDVAALVKYYLASLPEPLTTLELYNEIKDARSNIYSMRNILKKLSSVNYMTLEFITALLLRASQKSLLNKMDSRSLAMEMAPVIMWQKEGRPEFYRQYWSQMSESPSRQSLEPQPGSTAWDMLADDSEAIDASSPIPLDDGMQVDFGAIEVVQLLIEHHNAIFTDANETVWK